In Vibrio tritonius, the following are encoded in one genomic region:
- the zapB gene encoding cell division protein ZapB: MSFEVLEQLEAKIQTAVDTIALLQMEVEELKDDKQKLEQETSELKANCEAMEQRAEQVQKEHEAWQERIRSLLGKMEDVE, encoded by the coding sequence ATGTCTTTTGAAGTACTAGAGCAACTGGAAGCAAAAATTCAAACTGCGGTAGACACTATCGCATTGCTACAAATGGAAGTTGAAGAGCTAAAAGATGACAAACAGAAGCTTGAACAAGAGACTTCTGAACTGAAAGCCAATTGCGAAGCGATGGAGCAAAGAGCGGAGCAAGTACAAAAAGAACACGAAGCATGGCAAGAGCGCATTCGTAGCCTGCTAGGTAAAATGGAAGACGTAGAATAA
- the glpX gene encoding class II fructose-bisphosphatase encodes MKRELAMAFSRVTEGAALAGYKWLGRGDKNAADGAAVEVMRTLLNKTEIAGEIVIGEGEIDEAPMLYIGEEVGIGGDAVDIAVDPIEGTRMTAMGQSNALAVLAAGEKGSFLKAPDMYMEKLVVGPEAKGCIDLNKPLEENLTNVATALGKTLSELVVITLAKPRHDNVIAEMQKMGVRVFAVPDGDVAASILTCMPDSEVDMMYCIGGAPEGVVSAAVIRALDGDMQGRLLPRHEVKGETEDNRIWGAKELKRCAEMGVEANKVLKLEDMVRSDNVIFAATGITKGDLLDGITRKGNIATTETLLIRGRCRTIRRIKSIHYLERKDADVRDIIL; translated from the coding sequence ATGAAACGCGAATTGGCAATGGCTTTTTCTCGAGTCACCGAAGGTGCTGCATTAGCAGGATATAAATGGCTTGGTCGTGGAGATAAAAATGCAGCAGACGGTGCGGCAGTGGAAGTAATGCGCACCTTACTTAACAAAACTGAAATTGCGGGTGAAATTGTCATCGGCGAAGGCGAAATTGATGAAGCGCCTATGTTGTATATTGGAGAAGAAGTAGGTATCGGTGGTGATGCCGTCGATATCGCGGTAGATCCCATCGAAGGCACTCGAATGACCGCAATGGGGCAATCTAATGCGCTAGCGGTATTAGCCGCTGGTGAAAAAGGCAGTTTCCTTAAAGCGCCTGACATGTACATGGAAAAATTGGTTGTAGGCCCTGAAGCAAAAGGTTGTATTGATCTCAATAAACCACTAGAAGAAAACCTAACTAACGTGGCAACTGCACTGGGCAAAACCTTATCTGAATTGGTTGTGATCACTCTTGCTAAACCTCGTCACGATAATGTGATAGCAGAAATGCAAAAAATGGGGGTGCGAGTGTTTGCGGTGCCAGATGGTGACGTTGCTGCATCAATCCTGACGTGTATGCCAGATAGCGAAGTAGACATGATGTATTGCATTGGTGGCGCACCGGAAGGCGTAGTATCAGCTGCAGTGATTCGTGCTCTCGATGGTGATATGCAAGGTCGCTTACTGCCACGTCACGAAGTGAAAGGTGAAACCGAAGATAATCGTATCTGGGGTGCTAAAGAGTTAAAACGCTGCGCAGAAATGGGCGTGGAAGCGAATAAGGTACTTAAACTTGAAGATATGGTACGTAGTGATAATGTCATTTTTGCTGCAACCGGAATCACCAAAGGCGATTTGCTAGACGGAATTACTCGCAAAGGTAATATCGCAACCACCGAAACACTGCTGATTCGTGGTCGTTGCCGTACGATTCGCCGTATCAAGTCAATTCACTACTTGGAACGTAAAGACGCAGATGTACGTGATATTATTCTGTAA
- the pfkA gene encoding 6-phosphofructokinase: protein MIKKIGVLTSGGDAPGMNAAIRGVVRTALGADLEVYGIYDGYLGLYEDRIEKLDRSSVSDVINRGGTFLGSARFPEFKEEAVRAKAIDNLKKHGIDALVVIGGDGSYMGAKKLTEMGYPCIGLPGTIDNDIAGTDYTIGYYTALNTVIEAIDRLRDTSSSHQRISIVEIMGRHCGDLTLMAAVAGGCEYIISPETGLNKEQLISNLQDGIKKGKKHAIIALTELMMDANKLAKEIETATGRETRATVLGHIQRGGVPTAFDRVLASRMGNYAVHLLLEGQGGRCVGIQQEQLVHHDIIDAIENMRRPVRKDLYKVAEELF from the coding sequence ATGATTAAAAAGATCGGGGTTTTGACCAGCGGCGGTGACGCACCTGGCATGAATGCTGCGATACGCGGCGTGGTTCGTACAGCTCTTGGTGCAGACCTAGAAGTGTATGGTATCTATGATGGTTATTTAGGTCTTTATGAAGACCGCATTGAAAAACTTGATCGTTCAAGTGTTTCTGATGTGATTAACCGTGGTGGTACTTTCCTAGGCTCTGCTCGTTTCCCAGAATTTAAAGAAGAAGCCGTTCGTGCAAAAGCGATCGATAACCTGAAAAAACACGGTATCGATGCGTTAGTGGTTATCGGCGGTGACGGTTCTTACATGGGTGCTAAAAAACTGACTGAAATGGGTTACCCTTGTATTGGTCTTCCTGGCACTATCGACAATGATATCGCCGGTACTGATTACACCATCGGTTACTACACCGCACTGAATACTGTTATCGAAGCGATTGACCGTCTACGTGACACGTCTTCTTCACACCAACGTATCTCAATCGTAGAAATCATGGGTCGTCACTGTGGTGATTTGACCTTAATGGCGGCTGTTGCAGGTGGCTGTGAATACATTATTTCTCCTGAAACTGGATTGAATAAAGAACAGCTAATTTCTAACCTTCAAGATGGTATTAAGAAAGGTAAGAAACACGCTATTATCGCGCTGACTGAGTTAATGATGGATGCCAATAAATTGGCAAAAGAGATCGAAACGGCGACAGGTCGTGAAACTCGCGCTACTGTTTTAGGTCACATCCAACGTGGTGGTGTACCTACAGCATTTGACCGTGTACTTGCTTCTCGCATGGGTAACTATGCTGTGCACCTTCTTCTTGAAGGTCAAGGCGGTCGTTGTGTTGGTATCCAACAAGAGCAACTGGTTCATCACGACATTATCGATGCGATTGAAAATATGCGTCGTCCAGTGCGTAAAGATCTCTACAAAGTTGCTGAAGAGTTGTTCTAA
- the fieF gene encoding CDF family cation-efflux transporter FieF (FieF, a metal efflux transporter, is a member of the CDF (cation diffusion facilitator) family of transporters.): MKKEYERLVTTAAWLATCVASLLLVVKLVIWWLTGSVSLLASLIDSMIDIAASIVNLVVLKYSLQPADKEHTFGHGKAESLAALAQAMFISGSAVFLILNGIDRYFRPQALHAPELGVYVSLFAIVITLMLVMFQRHVVKKTGSQAIAADSLHYQTDLYMNIAITIALGLSWFGFTQADAIFAVGIGIYILYSAVRMVHDAIQTLLDRSLPEEENQQILEIAMSVKGIMGVHQLRTRMSGPIRFIQLHLELEDKMPLIDAHNLSDMVEAKLRKAFPGADVLIHQDPYSVIFGPERKQKAQSPYEV, from the coding sequence ATGAAAAAAGAATACGAACGTCTTGTCACTACTGCTGCATGGCTTGCAACCTGCGTTGCCAGTTTGTTGCTAGTGGTGAAACTGGTGATTTGGTGGTTAACTGGCTCGGTCAGTTTATTAGCCTCACTTATCGACTCGATGATCGACATTGCTGCCTCGATTGTGAATCTAGTGGTACTAAAATATTCACTACAGCCAGCAGATAAAGAGCATACCTTTGGGCATGGCAAGGCGGAATCATTGGCGGCTTTAGCCCAGGCCATGTTTATTTCTGGATCTGCGGTGTTTTTGATTTTGAACGGTATTGATCGTTACTTCCGGCCTCAGGCATTGCATGCTCCTGAATTGGGTGTTTATGTTAGCTTATTCGCGATCGTCATCACTCTAATGTTGGTGATGTTCCAAAGGCATGTGGTCAAAAAAACCGGTAGCCAAGCCATTGCTGCTGATTCGTTGCATTATCAAACTGACCTTTATATGAACATTGCGATTACCATCGCATTAGGATTAAGTTGGTTTGGGTTTACGCAAGCGGATGCCATTTTTGCGGTTGGTATCGGGATCTATATTCTCTACAGCGCTGTGCGAATGGTGCATGATGCGATTCAAACCTTACTTGATCGCTCACTTCCTGAAGAAGAAAATCAACAAATCCTTGAAATTGCCATGTCAGTAAAAGGCATTATGGGGGTGCATCAACTTCGCACCCGAATGTCTGGACCTATCCGCTTTATTCAGCTCCACCTTGAATTGGAAGATAAGATGCCACTTATTGATGCGCACAATCTTTCTGATATGGTAGAAGCCAAGTTGCGTAAGGCGTTTCCTGGTGCGGATGTGTTAATTCACCAAGATCCTTATTCGGTGATTTTTGGACCAGAAAGAAAGCAAAAAGCTCAAAGTCCGTATGAGGTTTAG
- a CDS encoding CpxP family protein, translating to MNMAKKVLLAAVVLPLTMAASGAFAAGGPQGPKGDRTPGGVCGPDGEQSILQQLNLSKRQTEQLKELHKKEHKAMREEMKALHEEEQSIVLAKDFDQAKATQLAQKLVNLQVQRRVEMMQKRHDLMAILTPEQKGQFELLQKYRMSQCMKGPGMKGPGMKGPGFKGRPDGEHGPRGEMPMPEQP from the coding sequence ATGAATATGGCAAAAAAAGTGCTGTTAGCCGCAGTAGTACTTCCTCTGACCATGGCAGCCTCCGGTGCATTTGCAGCCGGTGGCCCTCAGGGGCCCAAAGGAGATCGCACTCCAGGAGGTGTTTGTGGTCCTGATGGAGAGCAAAGCATTCTGCAGCAGCTTAATCTATCAAAGCGGCAGACTGAACAGCTAAAAGAGCTTCATAAGAAAGAACATAAAGCGATGCGCGAAGAGATGAAAGCACTTCATGAAGAAGAGCAATCTATTGTGCTAGCCAAAGATTTTGACCAAGCTAAAGCGACTCAATTGGCGCAGAAATTGGTGAATTTGCAGGTTCAGCGCCGCGTAGAAATGATGCAAAAACGCCACGATTTGATGGCCATCTTGACTCCTGAGCAGAAAGGCCAATTTGAGCTGCTGCAAAAATATCGCATGTCTCAATGTATGAAAGGTCCAGGCATGAAAGGTCCAGGCATGAAAGGTCCAGGTTTTAAAGGTCGGCCAGATGGTGAACACGGTCCACGTGGTGAGATGCCTATGCCAGAGCAACCATAA
- a CDS encoding response regulator — protein sequence MAHILVIDDDVELTGLLKEVLSYEGFLVSEANDGEAGLEAVNDSIDLILLDVMMPHLNGMETLKKLREHWSTPVLMLTAKGEEIDRVIGLELGADDYLPKPFSDRELLARIRAILRRTQPQHTQKASDMLECQDIQVYPGKQEAYCQGNLLDLTTTEFALLSHFVQHPGQTLTKETLSLDVLGKHLAAFDRAIDMHVSNLRKKLPERADGKSRIKTLRGRGYLMVLED from the coding sequence ATGGCGCATATATTAGTCATTGATGACGATGTAGAATTAACAGGTTTACTCAAAGAAGTACTGAGTTACGAAGGGTTCTTGGTTTCAGAAGCCAATGATGGTGAAGCAGGCCTAGAAGCAGTGAATGACTCTATCGATCTTATTTTGCTCGATGTCATGATGCCCCACCTTAATGGCATGGAAACACTGAAAAAACTTCGTGAACATTGGTCAACACCAGTACTAATGCTAACAGCCAAAGGTGAAGAAATTGATCGCGTTATCGGGTTAGAACTCGGAGCTGACGACTATTTACCTAAACCATTTAGTGACCGTGAGTTGCTTGCTCGTATTCGAGCTATTTTGCGTCGCACTCAACCTCAACATACGCAAAAAGCATCGGATATGCTTGAGTGTCAAGACATTCAAGTTTATCCAGGCAAGCAAGAAGCGTATTGCCAAGGTAACTTACTTGATTTAACAACGACTGAATTCGCATTACTCAGTCATTTCGTCCAACACCCAGGCCAAACCTTAACTAAAGAAACCTTGAGTCTGGATGTTCTAGGTAAACACCTTGCTGCATTTGATCGTGCGATTGATATGCACGTCTCTAACCTACGGAAAAAGTTGCCTGAACGAGCCGATGGCAAGTCTCGCATTAAAACCTTACGTGGACGCGGTTACCTAATGGTGCTGGAGGATTAA
- the cpxA gene encoding envelope stress sensor histidine kinase CpxA translates to MTLPKLNSLYGRIFAIFWLTLAIIVVGVVIFPNMDPRKSRHIPPEMFQHMIDSRDMLMGRFSDVDDLNWILHQMRERPGPRGPRDKHRPDFFITTLDGNILSPQIRPEFKYRALKNFTSIAEFSEKPQQKAYGKYQIAGPFPIILAKQQLLLFVGVDFEGPPPFLIQLFDHPLQLLLLVMVVSTPFLLWLAWALSQPAQRFAKAADRVAQGNFVVDPELEKGPSEFRSAGHSFNQMVGAVNAMISGQQRLLSDISHELRSPLTRLRMATGLAARKQGESVELERIDTEAQRLEQMIGELLELSRMQTDSHMSREVQPLSSLWEELLSDAQFEAEQLNKVLRYDDIPDVRISGNPKLLMSALENIVRNAIKYGKDVVDVAFVVNQQKLMVTVQDNGEGVPDSELEQIFRPFYRVSTARDRSTGGTGLGLAITESAIRQHSGSIKASRSSLGGLQVQFTLPLQG, encoded by the coding sequence ATGACGCTACCGAAGCTAAATAGTTTATACGGACGTATTTTTGCTATTTTTTGGCTTACTCTAGCGATCATCGTTGTGGGCGTGGTCATTTTCCCCAATATGGATCCGAGAAAATCCCGCCACATTCCCCCCGAAATGTTCCAGCATATGATCGACTCGCGCGATATGCTGATGGGGCGTTTTAGTGACGTTGACGATCTCAACTGGATTTTGCATCAGATGCGTGAAAGGCCAGGACCTCGTGGCCCACGAGATAAGCATCGTCCCGATTTTTTTATCACTACTCTGGACGGCAACATTCTGTCTCCCCAAATTCGTCCCGAATTTAAATACCGAGCCCTAAAAAACTTTACTTCCATTGCCGAGTTTTCAGAAAAACCTCAGCAAAAGGCATATGGCAAGTATCAAATCGCGGGACCATTTCCAATTATTTTAGCCAAACAGCAACTCCTACTGTTTGTCGGTGTCGATTTCGAAGGACCGCCGCCATTTTTAATTCAATTATTTGACCACCCATTGCAACTCCTACTGCTGGTTATGGTTGTGAGCACCCCATTTTTACTCTGGCTGGCGTGGGCGTTAAGTCAGCCAGCGCAACGTTTTGCCAAAGCAGCGGATCGGGTGGCCCAAGGTAACTTCGTTGTTGACCCCGAATTAGAGAAAGGACCTTCCGAGTTTCGTTCTGCTGGGCACAGCTTTAACCAGATGGTTGGCGCTGTTAATGCCATGATTTCAGGGCAACAACGTTTGTTGTCAGATATTTCACATGAATTGCGCTCCCCGCTCACTCGCTTGCGTATGGCAACTGGCTTAGCGGCCCGAAAACAGGGAGAGAGTGTTGAGTTAGAACGTATCGATACCGAAGCTCAGCGTCTTGAACAGATGATCGGTGAACTTCTAGAGCTATCTCGCATGCAAACCGACAGCCACATGAGTCGAGAAGTTCAACCACTGAGCAGCTTATGGGAAGAGCTATTAAGTGATGCTCAATTTGAAGCAGAGCAATTAAACAAAGTACTTCGCTATGACGATATTCCAGACGTACGCATATCGGGCAATCCGAAACTGCTCATGAGTGCACTGGAAAACATCGTTCGTAATGCCATTAAATATGGCAAAGATGTGGTCGATGTGGCTTTTGTCGTCAATCAGCAAAAGCTCATGGTGACTGTCCAAGATAATGGTGAAGGTGTACCTGATAGTGAATTGGAGCAAATTTTCCGCCCCTTCTATCGTGTATCGACTGCGCGTGATCGTTCTACGGGCGGCACTGGGCTAGGTTTAGCCATTACAGAAAGCGCTATTCGTCAGCACAGCGGTTCCATCAAAGCGAGCCGAAGTAGCCTAGGTGGATTACAGGTTCAGTTCACTTTACCCCTACAAGGTTAA
- a CDS encoding superoxide dismutase, with protein sequence MSHTFPELPYAYDALEPYIDAKTMEVHYSKHHRTYFDKFIAAVKGTKQEEQSIEEIFSQISSLSPAIRNNGGGYFNHIVYWNCMSPNGGGEPKGELSQAINNKFGNFAAFQEAFAQAAINTFGSGFAWLIVKDGEIEITSTSNQDNPLMDVAQVKGEPILALDVWEHAYYISYQNRRPEYINAWWNVVNWDAVEQNYQNALSA encoded by the coding sequence ATGTCTCATACATTCCCAGAATTACCTTATGCATACGATGCGCTTGAACCTTACATCGATGCAAAAACCATGGAAGTTCACTATAGCAAGCACCATCGTACTTATTTCGATAAATTTATCGCTGCAGTGAAAGGTACAAAACAAGAAGAACAATCGATTGAAGAGATTTTCAGCCAAATCTCTTCTCTTTCTCCGGCCATTCGTAATAATGGCGGTGGTTACTTCAACCATATCGTTTATTGGAACTGCATGAGTCCAAACGGTGGTGGTGAACCCAAAGGGGAACTATCCCAAGCAATCAACAACAAATTTGGCAACTTTGCAGCATTCCAAGAGGCCTTTGCTCAAGCGGCCATCAATACATTTGGTTCTGGTTTTGCTTGGCTAATTGTCAAAGATGGTGAGATTGAAATTACGTCCACCAGCAACCAAGACAATCCACTAATGGATGTTGCTCAAGTGAAAGGTGAACCTATCCTCGCTCTCGATGTGTGGGAGCACGCTTACTACATCAGCTACCAAAACCGCCGCCCTGAATATATCAATGCGTGGTGGAACGTGGTGAATTGGGATGCCGTTGAACAAAACTATCAAAATGCGCTGTCCGCTTAA
- the trmL gene encoding tRNA (uridine(34)/cytosine(34)/5-carboxymethylaminomethyluridine(34)-2'-O)-methyltransferase TrmL → MFEIALYEPEIAPNTGNIIRLCANCGATLHLIEPLGFDLEEKKVRRAGLDYHDLTRVTRHKNYQAFLDFLATERQQYRIFPCTTKTTGHHVDPQYQEGDILLFGPETRGLPKEIIDSMPMEQRIRIPMMPDARSLNLSNSVAIIAYEVWRQLGFNGGL, encoded by the coding sequence ATGTTTGAAATTGCGCTGTACGAACCTGAAATCGCCCCCAATACGGGTAACATTATTCGCCTGTGTGCTAACTGTGGAGCCACTCTTCATTTAATCGAGCCACTTGGGTTTGACTTAGAAGAAAAGAAAGTTCGCCGTGCAGGATTGGACTATCACGACCTTACCCGCGTGACTCGTCATAAAAACTATCAAGCATTTCTTGATTTTCTAGCAACAGAACGTCAGCAATATCGAATCTTCCCTTGTACGACCAAAACCACAGGTCATCACGTTGACCCTCAATATCAAGAAGGTGATATTTTGTTGTTTGGTCCAGAAACTCGTGGGCTACCAAAAGAAATCATTGATAGCATGCCAATGGAACAACGGATTCGAATTCCTATGATGCCGGATGCTCGTAGCCTTAACCTATCAAATTCGGTAGCGATTATCGCGTATGAAGTGTGGCGTCAGCTAGGCTTTAATGGTGGGTTGTAA
- a CDS encoding FxsA family protein produces MFPIILLLFIAVPIVEISLFIQVGHVLGVWPTIGLVLLTAFVGASLVRSQGIQTLMSVQQRLQQGELPAQQIFEGVVLVVAGLLLLTPGFLTDCTGMILLLPVPRAKVARYLMSKMTLTTMGGSFHSSQGGPFDHSSQDGRTFDGEFERKDDDNHRLR; encoded by the coding sequence GTGTTCCCAATTATTTTATTGCTGTTTATTGCTGTCCCTATTGTTGAGATCAGTCTGTTTATCCAAGTGGGGCACGTATTAGGGGTATGGCCAACCATTGGGTTGGTATTATTAACGGCATTTGTGGGGGCTTCTTTGGTTCGTAGCCAAGGGATTCAAACCTTAATGAGTGTTCAGCAGCGCTTGCAGCAAGGTGAGTTACCTGCGCAACAAATTTTTGAAGGGGTTGTGCTTGTCGTTGCTGGTCTGTTATTGCTCACGCCCGGTTTTTTAACCGACTGCACAGGGATGATTTTATTACTTCCAGTGCCAAGAGCTAAAGTGGCTCGTTATTTAATGAGTAAAATGACGCTTACTACCATGGGTGGGTCTTTTCATTCATCACAGGGTGGGCCTTTTGATCACTCTTCGCAAGACGGTAGAACTTTTGATGGTGAGTTTGAACGCAAAGATGATGATAACCATCGCTTGCGTTGA
- a CDS encoding sensor domain-containing diguanylate cyclase, with product MKRVKRTLIKAALMWLTLSVVPLIYYFYLSTTAHHFLLKGLEQRGEQFLSYVDTQANRTTNQLLQTFDELSHSELLLDYAKEPSARLKHYLVNQWYVTSYNSTLFYQLRYLDKEGNELIRVDYTPESPFPFIVPDSQLQSKGHRDYFRFAKQLKPGEEGMFGIDLEYEHEKPVIPYRPGLRLIMPIDTPTERLGYFIANLDVLAVIHRMTNNTQNLAVDFVDKDGFYIISSDPSKLFGDLIFERAAKNLPSDYPDLWLQLKEQPNRKGTLYNDSGLFLHQPFVNSLFSNSGTLNLVTSYPNEYIMGMFSERDNMIRSDAITIWLLLGLCSVVFSLYWETYRQIKMDRTYAEYAMENGIAIVLTDSSHTILRANSKFSDLVGISPNRLVGQNLLYFQPNKEKQKLITDSLNSTNEWQGEFVLKSPNGDEMVHQTVIKTLLNKMNRVQFFVYSFADISEHHNAIMELKEKSERDPTTSLWNKKKFDQTLAYNTRLRQRYPEQSHSCLAVLDIDSFKSINDSLGHTVGDEVIMFVAIQLKSLMRDTDFIARIGGDEFAVIIQHSNLEHAAKLMNRIRVSIASWPKHNVSISVGIAQLTEDPLVSFSNADQALYRSKRKGKNCVSIHGVEKLSLVEPRNL from the coding sequence ATGAAACGTGTTAAACGCACTCTTATTAAAGCAGCATTAATGTGGTTGACACTTTCTGTCGTGCCGCTGATTTATTATTTTTATTTGTCGACGACCGCACACCATTTCTTACTTAAAGGGCTAGAGCAGCGTGGCGAACAATTTCTATCGTACGTTGACACTCAAGCTAACCGCACAACCAATCAACTACTGCAAACCTTTGATGAGTTAAGTCATTCCGAACTACTGCTCGATTATGCCAAAGAGCCTAGTGCTCGTTTAAAGCACTACTTAGTCAATCAATGGTACGTTACCTCTTACAATTCCACTTTATTTTATCAGTTGCGTTATTTGGACAAAGAAGGGAACGAATTGATTCGTGTCGATTACACGCCAGAGAGTCCCTTTCCATTTATTGTTCCGGATAGCCAGCTCCAATCCAAGGGACACCGCGATTATTTTCGTTTCGCAAAGCAGTTGAAACCGGGTGAAGAAGGTATGTTTGGTATTGATTTAGAATACGAACATGAAAAACCCGTTATTCCATATCGCCCAGGCTTGCGCCTAATTATGCCAATTGATACCCCAACAGAACGCTTGGGTTACTTTATTGCCAACTTAGATGTGCTGGCTGTCATACATCGAATGACCAATAACACACAAAACTTGGCTGTTGATTTTGTTGATAAAGATGGTTTCTACATCATCAGTAGCGACCCATCTAAACTGTTTGGCGATCTCATTTTTGAGCGGGCAGCCAAAAACTTGCCAAGCGACTACCCCGATCTTTGGCTGCAGCTAAAAGAACAACCGAATCGTAAAGGCACTTTGTACAACGACTCTGGTCTTTTTTTACACCAGCCTTTTGTTAATTCTCTCTTTAGTAATTCCGGCACATTAAACCTAGTTACCTCCTATCCAAATGAATACATCATGGGCATGTTTAGTGAACGAGATAATATGATTCGCTCAGACGCAATCACCATTTGGTTGCTTCTGGGGCTCTGTTCAGTTGTCTTTTCTTTGTATTGGGAGACTTATCGGCAAATTAAAATGGACCGCACCTACGCAGAATATGCCATGGAAAATGGCATAGCCATTGTACTTACTGATAGCTCACACACGATTTTACGGGCTAATAGTAAGTTCTCTGATCTCGTAGGTATATCCCCCAATCGCTTGGTAGGGCAAAACCTGCTCTATTTCCAACCGAATAAAGAGAAACAAAAACTTATCACCGACTCACTCAACAGCACCAATGAATGGCAAGGCGAATTTGTATTAAAATCCCCCAATGGGGATGAAATGGTTCATCAAACCGTAATCAAGACTCTGCTTAACAAGATGAATCGAGTTCAGTTCTTCGTTTACTCATTTGCCGATATTTCTGAACACCATAACGCCATTATGGAGCTCAAAGAAAAGAGCGAACGTGACCCAACAACATCACTCTGGAACAAGAAAAAATTCGATCAAACACTCGCATATAATACGCGCCTGAGACAACGCTATCCTGAGCAATCCCATAGTTGCTTAGCCGTACTCGATATTGATTCTTTTAAATCGATCAATGATTCACTAGGACACACCGTGGGCGATGAGGTGATCATGTTTGTTGCCATTCAACTCAAATCTCTCATGCGTGATACCGATTTTATTGCTCGAATTGGTGGCGATGAATTTGCCGTGATCATTCAACATAGCAATTTAGAACATGCCGCAAAATTGATGAACCGCATCCGCGTTTCTATTGCCAGTTGGCCGAAACACAACGTGAGTATTAGTGTTGGGATAGCACAACTCACTGAAGACCCATTGGTCTCTTTCAGTAATGCTGATCAAGCGTTATACCGTTCGAAACGCAAAGGGAAAAACTGTGTATCTATTCATGGAGTCGAGAAATTGAGTCTGGTAGAACCTCGCAATCTGTAA